The genomic window AATTTCATGAAGTTTATATCTTTACAACTAATAAGCAATATTTTCAAATCTGTGAGATATGCTTCTCACTATTTTATACACTgtcagatattaattcctcgcatttaattaggaatctaaaGTATACAGCCAGGGAATTTATTCTATGAATCATGATAATACTATAAATATGATGTACTGAACATTATACGTCTGAAATAAAACACTTATAAGATAACTTAACTGCCCTTTGTTCAATAGAGTAAGTCTAAGTAAATATGAAGTAGACTGATGTCTGCATAGATTTGTGTATCAAGTTTGTGTGTTGGGACTCACCATGTGATCCACAGAGACCGTGTTGACCGTCACGAAGTGACTCAGGTTGTACTTGTACGGTGAGTAGTTCCCATGCCAGGCCACCACATCAAACGGAGAGTGGGTCTGTAACAACAAAACATGCCTCCAGATTTAGCAGCtcttaatcaattttaatagattcaaaggtaaataaatatttatgaaatccTCCATCTCTTTTgaaggaatttttttaaaaatttgaacatgtataataaaagagaaaacatGTTTTTTACAACTATTTGACCTGTTTGGCAAAGAAAAAGTAtctgataaaattataaatattcacCTGACGGAGTGTAGCTGGTACTTGTACTAATTCCTACCTGTGTAGCTAGGATCAGGTGTACAATATTTACCTGTGTAGCTAGAATCAGGTGAACTATGTTTATCTGTGTAGCTGAGAACATGTCCTATACTGACCTGTGCATTTATTTACCTGTGTGCTGTATTAACCTGAGTGTGTGTTGTATTTACCTGTGTACTGTATTTACCCGTGTACTGTATTTACCTGTGTACTGTATTTACCTGTGTGGTGAGAACAGGTGTCCTGGCACTTAGACCATATTTACCAGGTTCTGCATATACCTAATATGTACCGGTACTACATTTACCCATGTACTGTATTTACCTGTGTACTGTATTTACCTGTGTACTGTATTTACCTGTGTACTGTATTTACCTGTGTACTGTATTTACCTGTGACTAACAGTGTACTGTATTTACCTGTGTACTGTATTTACCTGTCAGTGTGTACTGTATTTACCTGTGTACTGTATTTACCTGTGTACTGTATTTACCTGTGTACTGTATTTACCTGTGTACTGTATTTACCTTTGTACTGTATTTACCTTTGTACTGTATTTACCTGTCAGTGTGTACTGCATTTACCTGTGTACTGTATATACATCTGGTTCAAGTACTATATGGTACTATATTTACTTGTGCGCTGTATTTACCTTAGTTAGTGTGTACTGTATTTACCTGTGAACTGTATATACATCTGTACTGTATTTACCTGTGTGCTGTATTCGCCTGTGTACTGTATATATCTGTACTGTTTTTCCAGTGTGTTGTACTTACATGTGTACTACATTTACCTGTGTTCTGTATTTACCTGTGTACTATATTAACCTGTGTTCTGTATTTACCTGTATACATTATTTATCTATGTACTATACTTACCtgtgtattttatttacctGTGTACTATATTTACCTGTGTGGCTGAGAACAGGTGTCCTTGGTACTTGCTGATGACAGTGAACTGTTTGACCTCTCTGTCCTCGAACCAAGCGACAGGGGTCAGGAAGTCTCGGGGGTTGGCCAGGCCATTAGCTCCTACAGAAAACTGACACATGACAGTACAGTGACATACAAAGGGAAGCCTTCAATGAGTGGTCACTGTGATTAGGGTATATTTGATCTGTTGTACAGTGCTAGCTTGCTACTGATGAAGGGCAACTAGTTAGAGGTCACATGTTAGATTGATTATTTTCCCCCTTAACCAACATGCAACATGTGTATTCAAACATGTTTTCTTACCTATTCAATATAATTAACAGAACTGTAAACTATCTGTAATGAGTTCTACTACTTACCTATGGGGCCCAGACAGGGGAGAGTGAAATGTCCATCAAACACCTCCAGAACGTACCCCCTAGAGGGCCCCTCCACATCCACACTGAACCGCATGCCTTGCTGCCAAACACAAAAAAGGTTCTAAAGTCCTCTTTTGGgataaatcataaaatcaatGACATATCATTAGTTTACTGAAATGTCTActtaaatcataaaatcaatGACATATCATTAGCTTACTGAAATGTCTActtaaatcataaaatcaatGACATATCATTAGCTTACTGAAATGTCTActtaaatcataaaatcaatGACATATCATTAGTTAACTGAAATGTCTTCTTAGTCTAATATGTTGCGTTTAACTTAATACTTAGTATGTTTATCTCGCTTCtgaatttgaatttcaattttttttatgccatgaatattattattaatatagtAAATTTACTGATTTCAGAAGAAATAGACTAAAACCATGATTCTGAagtgtaaattataattttactaATCATTCAAACAGCAAAATGTCCCCAAAATTTCTGGCCTCTCTTATAAGACAACATGACACAGAGCGCCCCTCCCTGGAGCCTGGCCATTCAGACCAGTGGACCTACTTGAATGACACAAATCTCGTTTGGGTCGACTTTCATTCTACCAAACTCTGTGGTGATGAGCAGGGGGCCTTGCTGTGGAACTGTCAACAAAGAATGGAAACAGGTAACACTTGAAATAACGATAACGATCAGCAAAACACCATTCTTCAGGACTTCCTTTAACTGAACTGAATTCTACTGAAAGCCTAGTTTAAATAACTCACCTATAAGAAAGTCTCCATCTGAGTTATACATGCATCTGTAAAACAAATCTCAGCATTAAGTTACTGGATAATACAGGCTTCATTACAATATTCtgtttcagagagagagagagagagatagatagagagagagagagatagcacgttttcatacagatgtaaaatatatttcgtACTTAGAatagtagaaaaaaaatatttagaaaggagagaaagagagagagaatgagagtgAGAGAGCAAGAGAAGATACACCTGTCTTCTGCCATGGAGGTGTTACAGGTGTACACATAGATACACACACCATGCCGACCTTTGGGGTCCCCCGCCCCGCAGATTGTTGTCAATCCCTGCAAAAAACAAGAggtgtttgtaaaacacttatgcccccctcccttggtaACATCTGCAAAGGGAATGAACAGaaactacaaataattgaaatttttctaagtccaacgCACATAACTCTATCAAAAAAtgcttgatcgtacccaaaattaaacttgacctatatattattatgataaacctgtataccaaaattcatttcaatatgtgcatcctatgcaaagaaaataaacagaaaCTGCAAtcaattggaatttttctaagtccaaagGGCACAACTTTGTCGAAAATTTCTGGATCGCaaccaaaatcaaacttgacctagatattataatgataaacctgtataccaaatttcatttcaatatgtgcatactcttcaaagaaaatgaacggaaactgcaaataattggaatttttctacatccAAGGGGCACAATTGAAACAGAAGTCAACTTTCTTCCAaaattttctgtgtttattgttttttcctgctttttagatattgatttgtaaaacttaaaatgtgcAGACATTTGAAGACACAATTAAGAACATGATGCAAATCTCATCACTCTTTTTTACAAGTTGTCAAAAAATACCCGGCGGTAAAGCAATTTAAAACAGGTTATTCATATCGATGTTAGTTTCAGTGGGAAATGCAAACACATCAGGAAATCACTATATAAAAAGGGTTTACTTGTcaatgaataatgaataaaaaatactgtaaCATAAAGATACTGGATTTTTACAAACACTGATAGAATTCTGTCCAGGCCAAACAAATGTCATCAGtttctattttttcaaaattaaagttgACTGGCaaggaatcatttaattttaattgcaagagttatctctctttaatGGTAATGCTCATTGCAGTTGGATTAGAACTACTACACCATACCTAAGAACCTTGCCCCTGGTTCTCTGCTGTAAGTTATTtacctggtacatgtatcaacacttacctgtaggtacatgtatcaacacTTACCTGTACAAAATCCTTCTTTCCTTTTGGCAGATCGAATGGATGCCACCTCATCTGGGAACAAAATCAACAAACGTACATGCAAATAATGTGAACATTCATTatagaaatacattttaaacatccGGTTTTccaactaatacatgtacattgttctTTTCAATTTAAGTCCATTGAAACTAAAtcttacataaaagaaaatcagTGGCCCGATAGTATAGGTCAAGTTTACAGTTTAGCGGTGTGAACAGATATCGGATACTTTAGATTCCTTATTAaatgtgaggaattaatataAGCGTAATTCATAACAAGCACATCTTAcggatttaaaaatatcattattatttttcaggcagatgtaaactaaatgaaaatacatgtataatgataaaaatttggtgATAGTGATTTTATCCTGCCATTTgatgcaaaaaaaattgaatcatgaCACCAAGTTATTAGGTAAAATATtcataaggaatctacagtagtttAGATGTATCCACAAGATATCCAATAATATATAGATATCCACAAGATATCCAATAATATAGAGATATCCAATAATATATAGATATCCACAAGATATCCAATAATATAGAGATATCCAATAATATCGAGATATCCACAAGATATCCAATAATATAGAGATATCCACAAGATATCCAATATTATAGAGATATCCACAAGATATCCATTAATATAGAGCGAGTTTGATCACAAACTACGGTCGCCGTAGTTCAACTAAAATGAGATCGAACTCACTTTAGTCTGACTAAAATCAAACCGTGGTCCAACCAATGGAGAGACTCTGGTCTGTCTCTAGTCAGGTAGTTTAAAGATGGCAGCGGAAAGCGAAACCTCCAAATTTTGCTTATTTAAATGAGCACAACATGCAATGTGTTAAATTTTAGTGCACACACATATGATTTAATGTGTTTAAAAGgtattttccttcttttttcatgaacaataaaattatgagtaccaattaacatctttctcatttttttaaCCAGACATCGACCAATGTGCGTTCGAACACAGACATGCGCACCATAAGTTTTCCTTACTACTGGGTTGAACTCTAATTAATGATCGACTCGCCCATTAATACATCCATGAGCTATCCTGTATTTAAGCACATGTAATATAGAGAATTCAGGGAGATATCCACTAGATATCCAATAGTTTAGAGAATAATAAAGAGATATCCACTAGATATGGGCAGAATCTTAAGCACTTTCTCTTAGATTACACAGTAGTTTGTAGAGATTTCCAGGAGAAGTTATGTCGGATGTatgacaatctaattaaaattagatccttcacACTCCCGTATTTGATATCCCTCACAGTGACATATCAAATATGAGagcgtgaaggatctaattttCAATAGATTGGATGTATGAAAGTGTAGATGCACTACTGACCTGGTTAGGATTTGGGGAAATATCATCCCAGTTGTGTGTAATCAGTCCTCGGTCGGTCTTCTTGAAGGGGTGATGCAGGACAGAGGGGCGGATCCTGTATAACCAGCTGTAAACAGACAAAACCAACTGAAAATAAAACCAGCTGTAAACAGACAAAACCAACTGGAAATAAAACCAGCTGTAAACAGACAAAACCAACTGGAAATAAAGCCAGCTGTAAACAGACAGAACCAAATGTAAACAGAAAAAGCCAACTTTGAACAGACAAAGCCAACTGAAAACAGACAAAACCAAGCtgtaaacaagagatgtttgtgaaacacttatgcccccctcccttggaaacatccacaaagaaaataaacgtaaactgcaaataactgcaATTTTTCCAAGTCCAAGGGGTATAACtttgtcgaaaattgctctatcatgcCCAATaacaaacttgacctagatattatcatgataaacctgtataccaaatttcattacaatatgtttatcctctggGAAGAAAACgagaaaactgcaaataactgtaatttttctacgtccaagggccataactctgtcgaaaattgtttgatcgtacccaatatcgatattgacctagatattatcataattaacctgtataccaaatttcatttcaatatgttcatcctctgagaagaaaataaacggaaactgttggtggactgaCCGACcaacagacagcagcaaagcaatatgccctcccttcttcgaaggagggcataacaaacaaaacaaactgtAAATATTGGCTTTAGGTTCTGTTTAGTAAACAGACcctgctgatgtgttttatctggttttgatttatatacggttagtttgtacaacctgaattaaaaaatcattttatcttaaggaagtcaaatattaaaatgagcttttcagaccgaagtcagctgcaagaataaaaattaattttgcaccattacggagatcctgtggaattgtagccctctccagtaaacatcaaatataaaaaattggagagggctacattattgcagctaagattattatatcttaattttaaaacattcaaacaaatcattcgagtttacaattatttttgttgAACTGTAGTTCTTCAATAGATTTGTCTGATTGCTTACCTTCGTTTGTTGGTTTCTCTGGGGGCTGTGAAGGCACTACCAGACAACTGCTCTGCGTATAATCCATAGGCGCACTTCTGGGGATTATTCTGTAAGCAGTTCAATCATTCGTCATGTGCACTTTGTAAGAGTTAACTAATATTATCGAGTAAGTGAAGAAAACCCATACAATTTATAAAAGTTGACCATTGAAAAGGTAGGCTCTCTGAAGTCATAGAATACGACAATAATTCTCACCTGTCTGAAGTAAGAGAATACAACAAAAAGACTCACCTGTCCGACAGGTAAGGCCCCTGGACACCTGGGATCTTCTGTGGAGAACTCGTTCCCAAACCCGCTCAGGTAGGTCAACTAAAAAGACAGTTTATGGTTTAATGATGCAGGAAATTGTATGAtggtttaattttgattaaaaatgaacaacaaactCCATTAACATGTAAAACTCTTGAATGTTTGAACAATTCTATGTTTAAAATGCATGCGCACTTTTTCCATGATGTCCTCTACTTGAACCATTCAAATTGACTCTTCATACAGTATTTTTATTGAGCAAATAGTTGTGCTACAGATTTTGACAAAGACTGTTCAATGTAGAGTTTTTACCCCTTTTAAAAGTGATTGTAACATTAGAGTTAATTTCACTTTAAGCATTTAACTTTTTATAGCCAGCGCAGTATGCTGGCAAGAGGCAAGTTCTACCATCAAGGcatgtacaaagaaaaaatttgGACCAGATGCACATTAATCTTCAACACAGTTTTTTGGCCCAAGTTATTCTGACCATTAACAGTTCTGTTTAAATTGgaccagtagttccctgtataATGCATATGGCCGACCACTGTAACATCACTTGATTGTATTTCTTTAAGAGTGTACCGAGGTTAAAGGTTAGATCAGTCGGATGTGGTATAGATCCGTGAATATTGAGTCAGCAGTAAATtaagttatacatattatactctgtcccaagattttttggattcacatttggcttaattgcttgatatttataaatacctcaggatttaaaccatgttcattcaaaagtatgaaaaatttccaagatttctcggtcaaaacgcccctgttagcttatcaggtttcaatacaatgctaaaaaatgtaatgtctactgagattttgtattgcagcaagcccggatgataacgttgaaatattgcgcgatgtattccgagtgtattccgaatggagaaaagatgtaaacattccccattataaatctccgtaaggaatctttTTTCGtccctgtgaatttttccgagtgaaagatgataatgtgtcaatgaaattatcttggaaaatatccctttcaactattttaattgtacttctttcacaggtaagtgtatttttattaaaaatcgtccaaatgtgctgcataaatatct from Magallana gigas chromosome 9, xbMagGiga1.1, whole genome shotgun sequence includes these protein-coding regions:
- the LOC105338971 gene encoding homogentisate 1,2-dioxygenase, with amino-acid sequence MEKLTYLSGFGNEFSTEDPRCPGALPVGQNNPQKCAYGLYAEQLSGSAFTAPRETNKRSWLYRIRPSVLHHPFKKTDRGLITHNWDDISPNPNQMRWHPFDLPKGKKDFVQGLTTICGAGDPKGRHGVCIYVYTCNTSMAEDRCMYNSDGDFLIVPQQGPLLITTEFGRMKVDPNEICVIQQGMRFSVDVEGPSRGYVLEVFDGHFTLPCLGPIGANGLANPRDFLTPVAWFEDREVKQFTVISKYQGHLFSATQTHSPFDVVAWHGNYSPYKYNLSHFVTVNTVSVDHMDPSIFTVLTCQSTKPGVAIADFVIFPPRWGVADKTFRPPYYHRNCMSEFMGLIHGSYEAKEEGFRPGGATLHSMMTPHGPDADCFEKASNCDLKPQRVAEGTMAFMFESSLSMAVTKWANENKVDDTYFSCWQPLKKHFTGKRGDDEIDNTNNGDGPSKGKKKKTK